The following proteins are encoded in a genomic region of Iodidimonas sp. SYSU 1G8:
- a CDS encoding DUF983 domain-containing protein has protein sequence MISTTDDAAIHFGAQPDRSVWQSLKRGWSGKCPECGKGHIFRAFLKVRDNCEVCGLELAHHRADDAPPYFTILIVGHLIVPLMVLYERTLFPPLWHHLLIGVFGTLAMSLWLLPRIKGALVAFQWAKLMHGFGDEPRVAISDA, from the coding sequence ATGATTTCCACGACCGACGACGCCGCCATCCATTTCGGTGCCCAGCCCGATCGTTCGGTCTGGCAGAGCCTGAAGCGCGGCTGGTCCGGCAAGTGCCCGGAGTGCGGCAAGGGCCACATTTTTCGCGCCTTCCTGAAGGTTCGCGACAATTGCGAGGTCTGCGGCCTGGAGCTGGCGCATCACCGCGCCGATGACGCGCCACCCTATTTCACCATCCTGATCGTTGGCCACCTGATCGTGCCGCTGATGGTGCTTTACGAACGCACCCTGTTTCCGCCGCTGTGGCACCACCTGCTGATCGGTGTGTTCGGCACGCTCGCCATGTCGCTCTGGTTGCTGCCCCGGATCAAGGGCGCGCTGGTGGCGTTCCAGTGGGCCAAGTTGATGCATGGCTTCGGCGACGAGCCCCGGGTAGCCATCTCCGACGCCTGA
- a CDS encoding MFS transporter, which yields MTGRSRIRSLAAIVTMIGVVGLVFGLTGPLLNLLLERQGLSGRAIGLNGAMTALGALVFTPFIPSIAVRVGPFRLLFGTLAATALILVLFKALDDYRIWLILRFMMGVCVVVPFLISEIWINQIATPQNRGRLLGIYAACISTGFGLGPLLMRFTGVGGWTPFLCAAGLVTIAMMAIAMAREDRPYLDRHGHKSPWPYIKGSPIAILAGLMYGAIETGIFGLLPVYGVRSGFSETTAATQLTVIAAGNILLQYPVGWLADKTEPRRVLMLCAVIGVLGGACLPALKDTLFMWPVLFIWGGTITGMYTVALTMLGHRYSGLALASANAALILAYNTGAMGGPPVLGQAMDLIDPDGLVYGLAGFFLVFVIANIAAATLGRRSAQRPTDTGAA from the coding sequence GTGACCGGCCGCTCGCGCATTCGCAGCCTGGCGGCCATCGTGACCATGATCGGCGTTGTAGGGCTGGTCTTCGGCCTGACCGGGCCATTGCTCAATCTGTTGTTGGAACGCCAAGGGCTCAGCGGCCGGGCCATCGGCCTCAACGGCGCGATGACGGCGCTTGGCGCCCTGGTGTTCACACCCTTCATCCCGTCAATAGCGGTGCGGGTCGGCCCTTTCCGGCTGCTGTTCGGCACGCTGGCGGCGACGGCCCTGATCCTGGTGCTCTTCAAGGCGTTGGACGATTACCGGATCTGGCTCATCCTGCGGTTCATGATGGGCGTGTGCGTCGTCGTGCCGTTCCTGATCAGCGAAATCTGGATCAACCAGATCGCCACGCCGCAAAACCGCGGGCGGCTGCTGGGAATCTACGCGGCCTGTATTTCAACCGGATTCGGACTGGGTCCCCTGCTGATGCGGTTCACGGGCGTCGGAGGCTGGACGCCTTTCCTGTGCGCCGCCGGCCTTGTCACCATCGCCATGATGGCCATCGCCATGGCACGGGAGGATCGCCCGTACCTGGACCGGCACGGCCACAAATCCCCGTGGCCGTATATCAAGGGCAGCCCCATCGCCATCCTGGCCGGATTGATGTATGGCGCCATCGAGACAGGCATTTTCGGGCTGTTGCCGGTTTATGGCGTCCGGTCCGGCTTCAGCGAGACGACGGCGGCCACGCAGCTGACGGTGATCGCCGCCGGCAACATCCTGCTGCAATATCCCGTCGGCTGGCTAGCGGACAAGACCGAGCCGAGGCGCGTGCTGATGCTGTGCGCGGTCATCGGCGTGCTGGGCGGCGCCTGCCTGCCGGCGCTGAAGGACACGCTGTTCATGTGGCCCGTGCTGTTCATCTGGGGTGGGACGATCACCGGGATGTACACGGTCGCCCTGACCATGCTCGGCCATCGCTATTCGGGCCTGGCGCTGGCCTCGGCCAACGCGGCCCTGATCCTGGCGTACAACACCGGCGCGATGGGGGGACCGCCGGTGCTCGGGCAGGCCATGGACCTGATCGATCCGGACGGGCTCGTCTATGGTCTGGCCGGCTTTTTCCTGGTGTTCGTGATCGCCAATATCGCCGCCGCCACACTGGGCCGGCGATCCGCTCAGCGTCCGACAGACACCGGCGCCGCATAA